A single genomic interval of Streptomyces sp. NBC_00663 harbors:
- the gntA gene encoding guanitoxin biosynthesis heme-dependent pre-guanitoxin N-hydroxylase GntA, translated as MLGTSRRPTGEVGEGSAENPPADAAEERTENPSERPAAQLTEKLLGPEFSCVAGKSAQLRGTLVHRHFGRLAEPATTRELHAALADFAARREDIDPLMATFAATFSGPADTDETEFEELLWRQLQALHDLDTGQYPWDPQVDPDPASERFGFSVGGHAFFVVGLHPGASRITRRFPLPTLVFNSHLQFGRLKEKGIYQRIQGQVRERELELQGSLNPNLSEFGAASEAVQYSGRAVPEDWTCPFRPAAGAYPAHPASAAHQADPEESRTP; from the coding sequence GTGCTTGGCACCAGCCGTCGTCCGACGGGGGAAGTCGGGGAGGGGTCGGCGGAGAACCCGCCGGCCGATGCTGCGGAGGAGCGGACGGAGAACCCGTCCGAGCGGCCCGCGGCGCAGCTGACGGAGAAATTGCTGGGGCCGGAGTTCTCCTGTGTGGCCGGCAAGAGCGCGCAGCTGCGTGGCACGCTCGTGCACCGTCACTTCGGCCGGCTCGCCGAGCCCGCCACGACCCGGGAACTGCACGCGGCGCTCGCCGACTTCGCCGCGCGGCGCGAGGACATCGACCCGCTGATGGCGACGTTCGCGGCCACCTTCTCGGGACCGGCGGACACCGACGAGACGGAGTTCGAGGAGCTGCTGTGGAGGCAGCTCCAGGCCCTGCACGACCTGGACACCGGCCAGTACCCCTGGGACCCGCAGGTGGACCCGGACCCGGCGTCGGAGCGGTTCGGCTTCAGCGTCGGCGGCCACGCCTTCTTCGTGGTGGGCCTGCATCCGGGCGCCTCCCGGATCACCCGCCGGTTCCCGCTGCCCACGCTCGTCTTCAACTCCCACCTCCAGTTCGGGCGGTTGAAGGAGAAGGGCATCTACCAGCGCATCCAGGGCCAGGTCAGGGAGCGGGAGCTGGAGCTCCAGGGCTCGCTCAACCCCAACCTGTCCGAGTTCGGGGCCGCCTCCGAGGCCGTCCAGTACTCGGGCCGGGCCGTCCCGGAGGACTGGACGTGCCCGTTCCGACCGGCGGCGGGGGCCTACCCGGCCCACCCCGCCTCAGCGGCCCACCAGGCCGACCCCGAGGAGAGCAGGACCCCATGA